The following DNA comes from Bombus terrestris chromosome 2, iyBomTerr1.2, whole genome shotgun sequence.
GGACAATTTGGTGAATACGAAGGAGGAGGAAAAACAGGAAGAACAGAAAGCCGCTCAGAGGAAGCTTGGGATTATCGTTGAACATCATCTGCGAACATTAAGGTTTTTACTGGTTATTATGTTGTTATTTGTGCATATATGTCTCATTTAACGATACGGATTATTTGATAATATCAATGAGACTATGTTATttcttgtctttctttttctttttgttttatacttCAATTTCAGCCAAATATCCTTTTAAGACTtgtaaaatacgataaaattgcaaattgtTGTGTCCTCGTACGTTCTTATTTGATTTTTCTCTTGATTATTACTTGCATTTCTAATTCAGATATATCTGTCATCCGCAATGATAATTGTAAGATACCTAGATTTATTGACTGTGGTCAATATACTTTTGAAAGAATGGACGTTTTTTTGCAAATTATTAAGATTTAGAAATTCAAGTAAGACACTAAATAAATGAAACACAACACTACTGTGACAATACGACAAAATAATTTAAGCACGTCTAATCGtaggaaaaattatttatactaaattaattttctctgatgaatttatacatttattattttgtaatgttattttgctatgaaatttctataatgGGTTTATATTACGAAAATATTACTTTCAGTCTCATGGCATCTATAGAAAAAGTTATGAATATGATATGTCTCGTTGAGTTGGTGGGATGTACGATGAACATGTGCATGATCAAATATTATTTGCTCACGGTACGCTTCAAGATAGaactaaacaaaaatttatgtattagaaatatttctataatatcgCCTAGACAGAGTTAAAGTCACTTTAATATTCGGATACCTTCTGACGTAAATAAAGTAGTGTTAAATAGAGAACGGCGACTCATACGTTGACTTTTCTACTTAATTCGCGTAACTATTTATACGACAcacatattttaatttctcaggAAAAATCGAAGGATGTAATAATTGCATACGCTATACTGTATGCATCCAtggtatttaatatatttatattctgttaTATCGGCGAAATAATTACTGAACAGGTAAGAAAGTGACAATAAAGGaggatttatattaaatttcaaactatCAAATACACGACAGGGCGAAAGAGTTGGGAAAAAAGTGTATATGACTGAATGGTACCGATTACCTCCCAAAACTGCTCTTGGTTTAGTGCTGGTTATTTCAAGATCGAGTATGGTGGTCAAAATTACTGCTGGAAAATTCGTACAAATATCTATCGCTACCTTTGGCGCCGTAAGTATCGATGAAATATAGAAACGTTTAAGGTACAATTGATCGAACTCTCGATAGAATCTATGTTTAAAATGCTGGGATTTTATATTGATAAACAATTTTACTCAATTTATTATATCCATGTATAACCAATTTTTATTTAGCACTTATTATATCTTAATTTCATAGTAGACTGAAATTGTCGCGTAATTTTAATGGAATCTACATCTTATGCACtagaattttacatatttaatataaatatacatgtatccTATCTTTCAGGTGTTTAAAACGTCTTTCGCATACCTGAACATGATCCGCACAATGATGTAACCAGTTTAAATTTAAACCAAGAAAGCTACACCAATCTTAATGACGTCATATTGGTACCGTCGATTAATGCCACCAGGATTAAAGTATTTTTGTTAAATGAACattagtaaaatttttaaatactttgaatattatagtaaatatcgttagcAATTGTACTTCCATCGGAGcgaaaaattttattgtacataTTACCATGTCCCCGAATAAGCAATGCCACGAATATGACATAAAATTCAGCCAATAGTCAACATATAAATATCAATGTCAGTAGATAAATGATAATTTCCTGTTAGATAGAAATATAAGAATAGAAGAAGGAACGCATTTATTTCCATACCCAATACTTTGAAACTAGCAGCGATCCTGTCTAACACTTACTTCGTTTCGACACCGTCACCTCACTGTCTAAGAAATCGATTTCATAAATTCATCCCAGCCTCGATGAAACCTAATTTAACCTAGTACACTAGCAGAAGCGTTGCGTGCTTCGTATTCTCCGAGTCTACCAATTACAGCCAACTTTCTAAACCAACTTCTAAACCTCCCTTTGCTCTTCTACGACAAATCCTAACAACCAGACTAATCGATCGACTATAATACTACCGAAAAAAATCCGCGCAAGCGTTGAACGACTTTGTGTCTACTATTCCGCGGTAAGAGAAGCAATTCAATAGCTACAGCGACTCCGATGAGCAGTCACCATGAACGAATCCATGATTATAAGAACGGACGCCAAAAGCAACAGTGATTACAGTCTCCAGTTAAATCGCTGGTTCTTAAAACCGATCGGTGCTTGGCCATATTTTTCCACCACCTCGACACTCGAAAAAGTCATTTCCGTCTCTTTGATCATCTTCTGTTATGTCGTTATACTGTTCAGCATAATCCCTTGCGTCGCTCATTTGATCTTCGAAGATGATAGTTTTTATAGAAAAGTAAGAGTGTTCGGTCCTCTGGGTCATTGGTTCATCGGCGGAATCAACTACACCAACCTGCTGTTTCGAAGCAAAAATATAAGTGACTGTGTGGAACACATTGAAACTGATTGGCAAATAGTGACGAAAGAGAAACAGCAACAAGTAATGTTGAAACACGCGAAGTTTGGCCGATACGTATCGGCTATATGCGCGATCTTCGTGCACAGTGGTATCATGTCTTACTGTATAGTAAGTGCATCCAGTACGCAGATCATCAAAGTTGGTAACGAGACGAGGACCATGCGTTCGTTGCCCCTTGGTGTTTACAACAGGATGATCCCAGTTGACACGAGCCCCGCGAACGAAATAGTCCTCGTAATGCAGTTTCTATCGGCTTTCATCGCCGACTCCAGCGGAATTGGATTTTACACCCTCGCGAGTGTCTTAGCAGCACATGCTTGCGGTCAACTGAGCGTGTTAACGATTTGCATCAGTGACTACGTGAATGAAGCTGGTAACAGAAAAGAGGATActtcttttagaaaaattggAACGATCGTGGAACATCATCTGAGAACACTAGAGTAAGATTCTTATATCTTTTTGGTTAATTTGTTGAAAATAGCTTTCTTTATTGGTGATTATATGTTGGTGTTAATTGCAGTTTTATAGCACGTATAGAAGAAGTAATGAGCTGGGTGTGCATGACAGAGTTGTTTAGATGCGTTTTGGCAATATGCATGGTTGGGTATTATATCGTTACGGTACATATGGGATATCAGATATACGTAGTGTTTATTAtgtaactaattttttaaactaacattgaataatattaggttgtcccaaaagtgtctttcttttacaaacatgtcttttacaacaatgcatctttatacaaacatgaaacccaATCGGTCAAATGTTGTTTTCTTTACCTTAATATAAAAATGcgcaaaatggatcatacataattcaataaaataatataaaacaataaatgtTACGTATCTATCATTttcttataaaaggaaaaaatcttTCTGGACAATCTAATACGATATCAAGCTATCATTGTATTTTATACTACGTGAATATATAAAGTGCACCGACTCTTTTGAGCATGCTTTTTCACTATGTTTTTTAGGAATAACTAACGAAAATGTTTGAAGTTCTTAAAAAGTtatgagaaaaatatgaaatatgacggAAAGCAAATGTACACTGTCTATGCTAGAAAACGAAAATTGACAATCAATGTGGTCACTAGCTGTTAATATTCCATTTCAAAGTGGTTCTTGTCCCTGTCaatgataaaatattgaatttattactgTATGAAGATGATTTTGATATTGCTTTATTCCACCGAATCAATCTCAAATTAATTCTTATTTGGTATATTCAGTGTATCACATAAGTATAGTAGTTCTGAATCAAGTGGTTATACTTTAATGAAGTATCAAGCTTCTATCTATATAATAGATTTTTCTAGTTTGTAAACATGTAAAACATAAGACAAAGCTTcgtaaaaaaatttattgattGCCCTATATATCACACGTATGTCCATATTTTCATACTTAATCGtagatatttattcaaaatattattacgaATACACGAACtaagaaattaaatagaaatttgtttcatgaCTACTTTATATTGgatgttttatacaattttgtatAACATATGTATTCAGCGCATTTTTGTATAAATGCCACGTAAAATCATCAAAATTCGTAGCCTACTCATATCACATCACCATTTTTCACATCAAAAGATTCATTCtgataaaattcgaaattttttcagAAGATATGAATATACTTATTTCTAGGAATGGTCCGATCATGATGTTCGAAGCCTTACCTcctatttcataatatttgcaTCAGTTACTTTCAATACATTTCTACTATGTTATATTGGTGAATTGCTAACAGAACAGGTACCAGTGACTCGTGATGTCCACCGACCCAGACCGAGGAATCCACGATTAATCGAGTGAATTGTTGACAGTGCATGAAAGTCGGTGAGATAGTTTATATGACAAATTGGTATATCTTACCTAAAAAAAGAATCCTTGAGTTGATTTTGATCATCGCACGATCGAGTGTGGTCATTGAAATCACAGCAGGAAAATTAATTCACATGTCCATACACACGTTCGGTGATGTAAGTCAGATGATTATCTGTTATCTATGTATATGCATTTTTCCTTCCAAACTATAATATTTGCTATTCCAGGTGATGAGATTGGCATTTGCGTATCTTAATATACTGTGTCAAATGACATAACTAAATGCACTTCTAACGAAATCCTTACTTACATAATTTTGTAGATAAAATCGtagaaattgaaatacaaaCAATGGTAACATAATTTAATGTCTTATAATTCTATCAATATGtatattctttttaaattttattctttctttgagATTTTTCAttggtattattattattgataatatCCCCTTCGTATCAAATCAAACAATGCCAGACGATATTCGTTCGACAATATCAAGTCAAATCTTGGAGATGGAATTACAAAGCAACGACGTTAAAGAACTGACGAAACCGACTATAAGCTTTTGTTACATAACACAATTCGATTAAAAAAAGTTTGAGTACATAGTGAAGATGCACTTTGCGTGCACACGATTCCGAGAAATAATTTCCAAGTTTAATATACTATTCTGAAACAACTCCAACCGACTAGAATCGATCAGCGAAGAAGTACCTAAAAAACTTGCGCCGGAGTCCCCACGCACTCGCTTTTGATGCATTAATAGCCTGTTCGACGGTAATGATGACTACATTTCACGATGACGAACCAGTCCGTGACAATAGGAGCAAACGCTAAGGCCAACAGTGACTACGGTCTTCAATTGAATCGATGGTTCCTAAAACCAATCGGTGTATGGCCATCGTCTCCCTCTACTACGAGATTCGAGAAGATAATTTCGATTACATTAAACGTCATTTGCTACACTTCGATAATACTCACTACGATTCCTTGTTTAGTACGCATGTTTTTAGAAGACGAGAGTATTTATTTGAAAGTGAAGTCGCTAGGTCCCGTGAGTCATTGGATCGTCAGTGGCGCAAATTATACTACTTTACTACTGCGGAGCAACGATATACGTCAGTGCATGGAACACATGGAAGCTGACTGGCAAACAGTGACCAGAGAGAAGGATCAATGGGTGATGTTAAAGAACGCGAAATTCGGTCGCTATGTAGCAGCTTCGTGCGCTATTTTCATGCAAGGTGGCATTATGTGCTTTATTTTTGTCACAGCAATGGATACAGTGGAGATTCAAATTGGAAACGAGACGAGAATTTTACACGTGTTACCTTGTGCAGTATACAAAAAGCTGATAAACGTCGATGAAAGTCCAACGAACGAAATCGTGCTCTTCTTGCAAGCATGGAGTACTATTATTGCCAACTCCAGTACAGTTGGTATTTTCAGTCTTGCAGCTGTTCTAGCTGCTCATGCGTGTGGTCAGCTGAATGTAGTTATGGTATGGATCACTGAATTCGTGAACGAACCGAAGAAGGCAAATGGTCCTAAGGGCATAGGAGTTATCGTGGAGCGACATTTGAGGACGCTGAAGTAAGATTACTCGTATTCTTTTGTGTTGGTTTCGTGTTAGTGAACACTGTGATTATGTTACGTGATAATTGCAGTTTCATTGGATATATCGAGAATCTGATGAACCGGATATATTTTTTAGAGATATTTAGATGTACGATGGACATATGCATACTGGGTTACTACATTCTTTCGGTATACATCAAACATTCTCTCTCAATGTCAAATTCACAGTGTtcacaaaaagtatttgcacaccaTTGCacgtattattaattaattagatccaagtATGATAAATCTCCTATCATTGAATACCACTTTCATATAATTAAagctttaataaataaaatgaaatatacaacTCCATTAAAAAGGcgcttcattggaaaatgaTGTGCAGATACTTTTTGGAGTCATTGTAAATTAGTTTTTATATATAACTATCTTATTATTTTTGCATTACACTTTCAGGAATGGGATGATCAAAACGTTCAAAGTCTGGTTACGTATGTTATGATATACATTTCAATCGGCTTCAATGTTTTTCTAATATGTTACATAGGTGAAATATTGACAGAACAGGTACCAGGCGGATATTAATACATCATAGAGATGCAACAGATCAAAATCGTGATAACGACTaacgaaattcaatttttcacaGAGTAAGAAGGTTGGTGAAGTAGTTTATATGACAAACTGGTATTACTTACCCGATAAAACAATCCTCGACTTGATTTTAATAATCGCGCGATCGAGTGTGGTCGTTCAAATCACTGCTGGAAAAATGGTTCTCATGTCTGTCTACACATTCGGTGATGTAAGTTATTTTGGTCCTTTTATTTAAATCTGTGTGTCCGTCTACATGAAATATTCTCGTTTCAGGTGGTAAAGACCGGTTTCGCGTATTTGAATCTCTTACGACAAATAACATGATTAAATACACTagtaattaactttttaattgtGTAACTTTTTGTAAACGATATTGTGAAATATGAGACACAAACAATAACAACACAGAATCTGCATCTAATGCACTGGAACTTTATATATTTgatgtacatatacatgtattttatatttcttatattcttaTTTCTTCCTCTCATTACTCATTCTTTTCCTCACATTACTATCTTCTCAATTTCACATCTATTTCACATCTATTCCAATACTAATACTAAATGCTGACGGAATTCTTCTTCATTCCTGTGAGGCAGCTATAAAATGTATTATGCCgcaaaaagaatgaaattatatCTCATAATTAACATACTAAATGCCACAAGTGACTTTCCAATGACGTCATAGTGGCCACTGTTGACCAGCGATACGAAAATAGAAgtatttatgttaaataatatataattgtacTTGTAGAGTGTTTAATACTTTTAATGTTACAGTAAATagaattatcaattttattcttaacagaattacaaattttatccGGCATATACCCGAGGAATATTTCCATCCCTTAAGTTTGAAACTAGCAACGGTACAAGTTAACATTTATTTCGTTTCAACACAATTTTCCAACAGTCTAAAGAATCGATTTCATAAATTCTTCCCTGCCTCGACCAAACCCAATTCGATCTCGTGAACCGCAAGAAGCATTGCGTGCTTCGTGCTCTTTGATTCTTGCAATTATTCACAACCTCCTAAACCAACTCCCAAACCTACATTTGTTGTCCTACCACAAATTCTAACAACTAGACAAATCGATCGGCTATAATACTACGGAAAAAAATTTGCGCAGACGTTGAACAACTTCGTGCTGTTATTCTCCTGTAAGGGAGGCAATTCGATAGTTAGCGGGGCAGCCACAATGAGCGACACCACGATCATAAAAGCGAACGCAAAGAGCGATTACGTAGCGATTACAATCTACAAATAAATCGTAGGATATTAAAACCGATCGGTGCCTGGCAAATTAACTAACAAATTAGTATTTCTTACCTAGAAAAAGAATCCTTGCATTGATTTTGAAAATCTCACGATCGAGTGTGGTCATTGAAATCACTGCAAGAAAATTAATTCACATGTCCATACACACGTTCGGTGATGTAAGTCAGATGATTATCTGTTATCTATGTATATGCATTTTTCTTTCCAAACTATAATATTTGCTATTCCAGGTGATGAGATTGGCATTTGCGTATCTTAATATACTGTGTCAAATGACATAACTAAATGCACTTCTAACGAAATCCTtacttatataattttgtagataaaatcgtagaaattgaaatataaacaaTGATAACATAATTTAATGTCTTATAATTCTATCAATATGtatattctttttaaattgtattcTTTCTTTGAGATTTTTCAttggtattattattattgataatatCCCCTTCGTATCAAATCAAACAATGCCAGACGATATTCGTTCGACAATATCAAGTCAAATCTTGGAGATGGAATTACAAAGCAACGACGTTAAAGAACTGACGAAACCGACTATAAGCTTTTGTTACATAACACAATTCGATTAAAAAAAGTTTGATTACACAGTAAGGATGCACTTTGCGTGCACACGATTCCGAGAAATAATTTCCAAGTTTATTCTACTGTTCTGAAACAACTCCAACCGACTAGAATCGATCAGCGAAGAAGTACCTAAAAAACTTGCGCCGGAGTCCCCACGCACTCTCTTTTGATACATTAATAGTCTCTTCGATCGTAATGACGACTACATTTCACGATGACGAACCAGCCTGTTACAATAGGAGCAAACGCTAAGACCAACAGTGACTACGGTCTCCAATTGAATCGATGGTTCCTAAAACCAATCGGTGTATGGCCATCGTCTCCCTCTACTACGAGATTCGAGAAGATAGTTTCAATTACGTTAAACGTCATTTGCTACACTTCGATACTACTCACTACGATTCCTTGTTTGCTACGCATGTTTCTGGAAGACGAAAGTATTTATTTGAAACTGAAGTCGCTAGGTCCTGTGAGTCATTGGGTCGTCAGTAGCGCGAATTACACTACTTTACTACTGCGAAGCAAAGATATACGTCAATGCATGGAACACATGGAAGCTGACTGGCAAACAGTGACCAGAGAGAAGGATCAATGGGTGATGCTAAAGAACGCGAAATTCGGTCGCTATGTAGCAGCTTCGTGCGCTATTTTCATGCAGAGTGGCGTTATGTGCTTTATTTTCGTCACAGCAATGGATACAGTGGAGATTCAAAttggaaacgaaacgagaatTTTACACGTGTTACCTTGTGCAGTATACAAGAAGCTGATAAACGTCGATGAAAGTCCTACGAACGAAATCGTGCTCTTCTTGCAAGCATGGTGTACTATTATTGCCAACTCCAGTACAGTTGGAATGTTCAGTCTTGCAGCTGTTCTAGCTGCTCATGCGTGTGGTCAGCTGAATGTAGTTATGGTATGGATCACTGAATTCGTGAACGAACCGAAGAAGGCAGATGGTCCTAAGGGCATAGGAGTTATCGTGGAGCGACATTTGAGGACGCTGAAGTAAGACTATTCGTATTCTTTTTTGTTGGTTTCGTGTTAGTAATCACTGTGATTATGTTACGTGATAATTGCAGTTTCATTGGATACATCGAGAAGTTGATGAACCGAGTATATTTTTTAGAGATATTTAGATGCACGATGAACATATGCATATTGGGTTACTACATTCTTTCGGTATACATCAAACATTCTCCCACAATATCAAATTCACATTGTacataaaaagtatttgcacaccaTTGCACGtgttataacatttacatattaagtaattaAATCAAAGTATCataaatttcctataattcAATACTACTTTCATATAATTAAAACTTTAATAAATAGAATGAAATATACAATTCCATTAAATGGACGCTTCGTAGGAATATCATGTGCAGATACTTTTTGGAGTCACTGTAAATTAGTTTTCATATATAACCATTTTTGCtagaactatttttatatataacacCTTTTGCGTGACATTTCCAGGAATGGGCTGATCAAAACGTTCAAAGTCTGATTAcgtatattatgatatatatttcA
Coding sequences within:
- the LOC100644918 gene encoding uncharacterized protein LOC100644918 gives rise to the protein MNESMIIRTDAKSNSDYSLQLNRWFLKPIGAWPYFSTTSTLEKVISVSLIIFCYVVILFSIIPCVAHLIFEDDSFYRKVRVFGPLGHWFIGGINYTNLLFRSKNISDCVEHIETDWQIVTKEKQQQVMLKHAKFGRYVSAICAIFVHSGIMSYCIVSASSTQIIKVGNETRTMRSLPLGVYNRMIPVDTSPANEIVLVMQFLSAFIADSSGIGFYTLASVLAAHACGQLSVLTICISDYVNEAGNRKEDTSFRKIGTIVEHHLRTLDFIARIEEVMSWVCMTELFRCVLAICMVGYYIVTEWSDHDVRSLTSYFIIFASVTFNTFLLCYIGELLTEQCMKVGEIVYMTNWYILPKKRILELILIIARSSVVIEITAGKLIHMSIHTFGDVMRLAFAYLNILCQMT
- the LOC100645042 gene encoding odorant receptor 4-like — protein: MTNQSVTIGANAKANSDYGLQLNRWFLKPIGVWPSSPSTTRFEKIISITLNVICYTSIILTTIPCLVRMFLEDESIYLKVKSLGPVSHWIVSGANYTTLLLRSNDIRQCMEHMEADWQTVTREKDQWVMLKNAKFGRYVAASCAIFMQGGIMCFIFVTAMDTVEIQIGNETRILHVLPCAVYKKLINVDESPTNEIVLFLQAWSTIIANSSTVGIFSLAAVLAAHACGQLNVVMVWITEFVNEPKKANGPKGIGVIVERHLRTLNFIGYIENLMNRIYFLEIFRCTMDICILGYYILSEWDDQNVQSLVTYVMIYISIGFNVFLICYIGEILTEQSKKVGEVVYMTNWYYLPDKTILDLILIIARSSVVVQITAGKMVLMSVYTFGDVVKTGFAYLNLLRQIT
- the LOC100646698 gene encoding odorant receptor 4-like yields the protein MTNQPVTIGANAKTNSDYGLQLNRWFLKPIGVWPSSPSTTRFEKIVSITLNVICYTSILLTTIPCLLRMFLEDESIYLKLKSLGPVSHWVVSSANYTTLLLRSKDIRQCMEHMEADWQTVTREKDQWVMLKNAKFGRYVAASCAIFMQSGVMCFIFVTAMDTVEIQIGNETRILHVLPCAVYKKLINVDESPTNEIVLFLQAWCTIIANSSTVGMFSLAAVLAAHACGQLNVVMVWITEFVNEPKKADGPKGIGVIVERHLRTLNFIGYIEKLMNRVYFLEIFRCTMNICILGYYILSEWADQNVQSLITYIMIYISIGFNVFLICYIGEILTEQSKKVGEVVYMTNWYYLPDKAILDLILIIARSGVVVQITAGKMVLMSVYTFGDVVKTGFAYLNLLRQIT